GTAATATTATCTTCTTCTATCTGGCTATCTAATTCCTCTAGCTTTTTATTTAATGCTGCATAATCAGATGCTGTCTGACCATAGATGTTTACAATATTATCTTTTGCCCCAGCCTTAATAAGCTCATTGGAAACTTCATGATGTTCATCTAAAGAGGACATATGCAACGGAGTATCGCCATCTCGGTCAACTGCATTTGCATCTGCCCCAACCCTTAAAAGAGCTTTTACTGCATTTAAATGACCTTCTGATGCTGCAAGATGTAGCGGTGTTTCTCCAAAAGAATTTCTATCATTTATATCGTGCCCTTGTCTTATAAGCCTTTGAATCGACTCAACG
The genomic region above belongs to Candidatus Dependentiae bacterium and contains:
- a CDS encoding ankyrin repeat domain-containing protein; this translates as MKKVLMVSMLALYADISAMENYSNSPDQVESSSEEDRNNTPLHIAAEKGDVESIQRLIRQGHDINDRNSFGETPLHLAASEGHLNAVKALLRVGADANAVDRDGDTPLHMSSLDEHHEVSNELIKAGAKDNIVNIYGQTASDYAALNKKLEELDSQIEEDNITYSSVDALDNPPRLRQNKVS